One stretch of Manis pentadactyla isolate mManPen7 chromosome 10, mManPen7.hap1, whole genome shotgun sequence DNA includes these proteins:
- the STX4 gene encoding syntaxin-4 isoform X1 gives MRDRTHELRQGDDNSDDEDKERIALVVHPGTARLGSPDDEFFQKIRTIRQTIVKLENEVRELEKQQVTILATPLPEDSMKQHLQNLREEIKQLGREIRAQLKAIEPQKEEADENCNSVNMRMRKTQHGVLSQQFVELINKCNLMQSEYREKNVERIRRQLKITNAGMVSDEELEQMLDSGQSEVFVSNILKDTQVTRQALNEISARHSEIQQLERSIRELHEIFTFLATEVEMQGEMINRIEKNILSSADYVERGQEHVKMALENQKKARKKKIFIAICVSVTVLIVAVIIGVSTLV, from the exons ATGCGCGACAGGACCCACGAGCTGAGGCAG GGGGATGACAACTCGGACGATGAGGACAAGGAGCGGATCGCGCTGGTGGTACACCCGGGCACGGCTCGGCTGGGCAGCCCGGACGATGAATTCTTCCAGAAG ATCCGAACAATTCGGCAAACTATTGTCAAGCTGGAGAATGAAGTCCGAGAGTTGGAGAAGCAGCAGGTCACCATCCTGGCCACGCCCCTTCCCGAGGACA GCATGAAGCAGCACCTGCAGAACCTGCGCGAAGAGATCAAACAGCTGGGGAGGGAGATCCGCGCCCAGCTGAAGG CCatagaaccccagaaagaggaaGCTGATGAGAATTGTAACTCGGTCAACATGAGAATGAGAAAAACTCAG CATGGTGTCCTATCCCAGCAATTCGTGGAGCTCATCAACAAGTGCAACTTGATGCAGTCTGAATACCGGGAGAAGAATGTGGAGCGGATTCGGAGGCAGCTAAAGATCA CAAATGCTGGAATGGTATCTGACGAGGAGCTGGAGCAGATGCTGGACAGCGGGCAGAGTGAGGTGTTTGTGTCCAAT ATACTGAAGGACACCCAGGTGACTCGACAGGCCCTAAACGAGATCTCAGCCAGGCACAGTGAGATCCAGCAGCTTGAACGCAGCATCCGTGAACTTCATGAGATCTTCACTTTTCTGGCTACTGAAGTGGAGATGCAG GGAGAGATGATCAACCGGATTGAGAAGAACATTCTGAGCTCAGCAGATTATGTGGAACGTGGGCAGGAACATGTCAAGATGGCCCTGGAGAACCAGAAGAAGGCACGGAAG AAGAAAATCTTCATtgccatctgtgtgtctgtcaCTGTCCTCATTGTGGCAGTCATCATTGGTGTCTCCACATTGGTTTGA
- the STX4 gene encoding syntaxin-4 isoform X2: MRDRTHELRQGDDNSDDEDKERIALVVHPGTARLGSPDDEFFQKIRTIRQTIVKLENEVRELEKQQVTILATPLPEDSMKQHLQNLREEIKQLGREIRAQLKAIEPQKEEADENCNSVNMRMRKTQQFVELINKCNLMQSEYREKNVERIRRQLKITNAGMVSDEELEQMLDSGQSEVFVSNILKDTQVTRQALNEISARHSEIQQLERSIRELHEIFTFLATEVEMQGEMINRIEKNILSSADYVERGQEHVKMALENQKKARKKKIFIAICVSVTVLIVAVIIGVSTLV; encoded by the exons ATGCGCGACAGGACCCACGAGCTGAGGCAG GGGGATGACAACTCGGACGATGAGGACAAGGAGCGGATCGCGCTGGTGGTACACCCGGGCACGGCTCGGCTGGGCAGCCCGGACGATGAATTCTTCCAGAAG ATCCGAACAATTCGGCAAACTATTGTCAAGCTGGAGAATGAAGTCCGAGAGTTGGAGAAGCAGCAGGTCACCATCCTGGCCACGCCCCTTCCCGAGGACA GCATGAAGCAGCACCTGCAGAACCTGCGCGAAGAGATCAAACAGCTGGGGAGGGAGATCCGCGCCCAGCTGAAGG CCatagaaccccagaaagaggaaGCTGATGAGAATTGTAACTCGGTCAACATGAGAATGAGAAAAACTCAG CAATTCGTGGAGCTCATCAACAAGTGCAACTTGATGCAGTCTGAATACCGGGAGAAGAATGTGGAGCGGATTCGGAGGCAGCTAAAGATCA CAAATGCTGGAATGGTATCTGACGAGGAGCTGGAGCAGATGCTGGACAGCGGGCAGAGTGAGGTGTTTGTGTCCAAT ATACTGAAGGACACCCAGGTGACTCGACAGGCCCTAAACGAGATCTCAGCCAGGCACAGTGAGATCCAGCAGCTTGAACGCAGCATCCGTGAACTTCATGAGATCTTCACTTTTCTGGCTACTGAAGTGGAGATGCAG GGAGAGATGATCAACCGGATTGAGAAGAACATTCTGAGCTCAGCAGATTATGTGGAACGTGGGCAGGAACATGTCAAGATGGCCCTGGAGAACCAGAAGAAGGCACGGAAG AAGAAAATCTTCATtgccatctgtgtgtctgtcaCTGTCCTCATTGTGGCAGTCATCATTGGTGTCTCCACATTGGTTTGA